One part of the Brassica oleracea var. oleracea cultivar TO1000 unplaced genomic scaffold, BOL UnpScaffold01223, whole genome shotgun sequence genome encodes these proteins:
- the LOC106321100 gene encoding germin-like protein subfamily 1 member 1, protein MLLNLLLAFILLMGQVRSDPDPLQDYCVSPPHSPHQHIFLNGNLCKDPTKVTVSDFTTSALSKPGDTRANPFMTNVTLTTTTNLPGLNTMGLTMCRLDFGASGVVPPHVHPRASEVTVCLDGVLLVGFVDTSGRVFTQELHPGETFVFPKGLIHFLYNIDTLSSALAVSGLTSQNPGTQFVPMVSLDSKLQIPQDVLKRLYHINDQEGYVASIRKNLGG, encoded by the coding sequence ATGCTTCTAAACTTACTATTAGCGTTCATACTTCTAATGGGTCAGGTTAGATCCGACCCAGACCCGCTACAAGACTACTGCGTATCTCCTCCTCATTCACCACACCAACACATCTTCCTCAACGGAAATCTATGCAAAGATCCAACAAAAGTCACCGTCTCCGACTTCACAACCTCCGCATTGTCCAAACCCGGAGATACTCGGGCTAACCCGTTTATGACCAACGTCACTCTCACTACAACCACCAACCTCCCGGGCCTCAACACAATGGGCCTAACGATGTGCAGGCTTGACTTTGGCGCGTCCGGGGTCGTCCCACCGCACGTACACCCACGCGCCTCCGAAGTGACGGTCTGCCTAGACGGTGTGCTTCTGGTCGGGTTCGTGGACACGTCGGGTCGGGTCTTTACCCAGGAGCTTCATCCGGGTGAGACGTTCGTATTTCCCAAAGGGTTGATACATTTTCTGTATAACATCGATACACTGAGCTCGGCTTTAGCTGTCTCTGGGCTGACTAGTCAGAATCCTGGGACACAGTTTGTGCCTATGGTCTCTTTGGATTCAAAACTTCAGATTCCACAAGACGTTTTGAAGAGGCTTTACCATATCAATGACCAGGAAGGATATGTTGCTAGTATCCGCAAAAACCTTGGAGGCTGA